In Symmachiella dynata, the following are encoded in one genomic region:
- a CDS encoding ArdC family protein, which yields MATKTSTAQRVDVYTQVTNRIVAELERGVRPWLKPWNAEHAAGRITRPLRHNGQYYLGINILMLWASAEMQGFACPIWLTFQQAKELGGHVHKGEQASPVVYASTFKKTDKNEEGQELEEEIPFLKQYSVFNVEQCEGLPQHFYALAEPPKETLERIAHAETFFANTGAKIEHGGNRAYYAIATDSVRMPPFETFRDAESHAATLAHELTHWTKHPSRLDRDLGRKRFGDEGYAMEELVAELGSAFLCADLRITPELREDHASYIHSWLKVLKDDKRAIFTAASLASKAVDYLHGLQPQPEA from the coding sequence ATGGCGACCAAGACTTCCACTGCCCAACGCGTTGACGTTTACACCCAGGTGACCAATCGCATCGTCGCAGAGCTTGAGCGCGGTGTAAGGCCTTGGCTCAAACCCTGGAACGCCGAACATGCCGCCGGACGCATTACGCGACCGCTACGGCACAACGGCCAGTATTACCTGGGAATCAACATTTTGATGCTGTGGGCTTCGGCCGAGATGCAAGGTTTTGCCTGCCCGATCTGGTTGACCTTTCAGCAAGCCAAGGAACTGGGGGGACACGTCCACAAGGGAGAGCAGGCTTCCCCCGTGGTCTACGCCAGTACGTTCAAGAAGACCGACAAGAACGAAGAGGGACAGGAACTGGAAGAAGAGATTCCGTTCCTCAAGCAATACTCGGTGTTCAACGTGGAGCAGTGCGAAGGCTTGCCGCAGCATTTCTACGCCTTGGCGGAACCGCCGAAAGAGACACTCGAACGGATCGCACACGCGGAAACGTTCTTCGCCAATACGGGAGCGAAGATCGAACACGGCGGGAACCGGGCGTATTACGCCATCGCGACCGATTCCGTGCGGATGCCCCCCTTCGAGACGTTTCGGGATGCCGAATCCCATGCGGCGACGCTGGCCCATGAGTTGACACACTGGACGAAGCACCCCTCCCGACTGGATCGCGATCTGGGCCGGAAGCGTTTTGGCGACGAAGGGTACGCAATGGAAGAACTGGTCGCCGAGTTGGGTTCCGCTTTCTTATGTGCCGATTTGCGGATCACGCCGGAATTGCGAGAGGACCACGCCAGCTACATCCACAGCTGGCTCAAAGTCCTGAAGGATGACAAACGGGCGATCTTTACCGCCGCTTCGCTCGCATCCAAGGCAGTCGATTATCTGCACGGCCTGCAACCGCAGCCGGAAGCCTGA
- a CDS encoding addiction module protein has product MPTRDEIAQQALALPLDDRAFLADILEQSLREDENSLEELTATWTAEIDRRLEAHRQDSSRVTDGESALSEISQHLQADRSGKPA; this is encoded by the coding sequence ATGCCCACCCGTGATGAAATTGCCCAACAGGCTCTGGCTTTGCCGCTCGACGACCGCGCCTTTCTGGCGGATATACTGGAGCAGAGTCTCAGAGAAGATGAGAACTCTTTGGAAGAACTGACCGCCACCTGGACGGCGGAGATTGACCGGCGGCTAGAGGCTCACCGGCAGGATTCGAGTCGTGTGACAGATGGGGAGTCCGCCTTGTCGGAGATTTCACAGCATTTGCAAGCTGATCGGAGCGGAAAGCCCGCGTGA
- a CDS encoding AAA family ATPase encodes MKLTQAYIRNFRRLEDVSIDFEPSETVFVGPNNSGKTSATEVFRLFLKSNEFSIHDFSVSQIARLDAFGRGDNDESQENADSKGGEALPRIELDMWFSIDPDTEFGRVGLLLPDAEQVYDKVGIRLCYGATDPDKLREDYNSKPTLQATGTPAKPLSHYLTQPGTLKRYFTVEYFSLEEDGEKVNARLLKPEEGKRILNSLVRVECVEAQRKIDDHGHGGSTRLSNVLTTYYKRNLEQAVASDEANQIVDKHNEELTDHYTTVFGELLEVIQGLGVPSVNDRLLRVVSSLIPEVALQGNTTLTYIDTRRNHELPENYNGLAAR; translated from the coding sequence ATGAAACTTACCCAGGCGTACATTCGGAACTTCCGGCGACTCGAAGACGTATCGATCGACTTCGAACCGTCCGAAACGGTCTTTGTCGGGCCGAACAATAGCGGCAAGACGTCCGCGACCGAAGTTTTTCGCCTGTTTTTGAAATCGAACGAATTCTCCATCCACGACTTCTCCGTCTCTCAAATCGCAAGGCTGGATGCGTTCGGCCGCGGCGACAACGATGAATCCCAAGAAAACGCTGACAGCAAGGGCGGGGAAGCCCTCCCCCGCATCGAGCTCGACATGTGGTTCTCGATCGATCCCGATACAGAGTTCGGCCGCGTGGGATTGCTGCTACCTGACGCTGAGCAAGTTTATGACAAGGTGGGCATTCGTCTTTGTTACGGGGCGACCGACCCTGACAAACTCCGGGAAGATTATAATTCAAAGCCCACTCTCCAAGCGACCGGAACCCCAGCAAAGCCCCTTTCACACTACCTGACGCAGCCTGGAACCCTGAAACGATATTTTACTGTTGAATATTTTTCCCTCGAAGAGGACGGCGAAAAGGTTAACGCAAGACTACTGAAGCCCGAGGAAGGAAAACGTATACTGAACTCGCTTGTTCGTGTTGAGTGTGTTGAGGCCCAGCGTAAGATTGACGACCATGGACACGGAGGGAGCACGCGACTTTCGAACGTGCTGACGACGTATTACAAACGCAACCTTGAGCAAGCTGTCGCAAGCGACGAAGCAAACCAAATCGTCGACAAACATAACGAGGAACTCACGGACCACTACACTACGGTGTTCGGCGAGCTGCTTGAGGTGATACAGGGGCTAGGCGTGCCGTCAGTTAACGACCGGCTTCTCAGGGTAGTGTCTTCACTCATCCCAGAAGTTGCGCTTCAAGGCAATACGACCCTTACATATATCGACACGCGCCGGAACCACGAGCTGCCCGAGAATTATAACGGCCTAGCAGCCCGTTGA
- a CDS encoding transposase has translation MALGKRRSERQGEFWVAATDLSSGPQHLFYEKLNAILAEADFDDFVEELCEPFYAGGGRPSIPPGVFFRMMYVGYFEGIDSQRGIAWRCADSLSIRRFLGYRQHEATPDHSSLSRIRTRLPLEVFHDVHVCVLQLLIANKLVDGTTVGVDATLLEANAAMKSIVRKDNGEDWEEYIKRLAAEDGIEIKTKAELIRYDKQRSKEGKKKVSNDEWESPSDPDARIAKMKDGRTHLAYKAEHVVDLDTEAILDAEIYHANEGDTATLIPSLEQAQKYLDRASGWTRDIKKVVADKGYHAVETLARCATLGWGCGGMKTYIPEPERKYEWSWLDRPDAQQQAVTNNHRRMQRAYGKRLQRRRSEVVERSFAHVCETGGGRRSWLRGIDEVRKRHLMTATAHNLGLVLRKLLGTGKVRQFGSLCAGVFVQSCGVIRRFACLGSCARQLRAIFRKHHINQAQAA, from the coding sequence ATGGCGTTGGGGAAGCGGCGGTCGGAACGGCAGGGGGAGTTTTGGGTGGCGGCGACCGACTTGTCGAGCGGGCCGCAGCATCTGTTTTATGAAAAGCTTAATGCGATCCTGGCCGAGGCTGACTTCGATGACTTTGTCGAAGAGTTGTGCGAACCTTTTTACGCAGGCGGCGGTCGGCCGTCGATTCCGCCGGGCGTGTTTTTTCGCATGATGTACGTGGGCTATTTCGAGGGCATCGATTCGCAACGCGGCATCGCTTGGCGGTGCGCAGACAGCCTGTCGATCCGGCGATTTCTGGGCTACCGGCAGCACGAAGCGACGCCCGATCATTCGAGCCTGAGCCGCATCCGCACCCGCTTGCCGCTGGAAGTCTTTCACGACGTGCACGTCTGCGTGCTGCAGTTGTTGATCGCAAACAAGCTCGTCGACGGGACGACAGTCGGCGTGGATGCGACACTGCTTGAAGCCAACGCGGCGATGAAATCGATCGTCCGCAAAGACAACGGCGAGGATTGGGAAGAGTACATCAAGCGACTGGCGGCCGAGGACGGCATCGAAATCAAAACCAAGGCCGAGCTCATTCGCTACGACAAACAGCGCAGCAAAGAGGGAAAGAAGAAAGTTTCCAACGACGAGTGGGAGTCGCCGTCCGACCCCGATGCTCGCATCGCCAAGATGAAAGACGGTCGCACGCATCTGGCCTACAAGGCCGAACACGTCGTCGACCTCGACACCGAAGCGATTCTCGACGCGGAAATTTATCACGCGAACGAAGGGGACACCGCCACGCTGATTCCGAGTCTTGAGCAGGCGCAAAAGTATTTGGATCGGGCGAGCGGTTGGACACGGGACATTAAAAAGGTGGTGGCCGACAAAGGTTATCACGCAGTTGAAACGTTGGCGCGTTGTGCGACATTGGGTTGGGGGTGCGGCGGCATGAAGACGTATATCCCCGAACCGGAAAGGAAGTACGAATGGAGTTGGCTCGACCGGCCCGATGCACAACAGCAAGCCGTGACGAACAACCACCGCCGCATGCAGCGCGCGTACGGCAAGCGGTTGCAGCGTCGTCGCAGCGAAGTGGTGGAGCGCAGTTTCGCACACGTGTGCGAGACGGGCGGCGGCCGTCGCAGTTGGCTTCGCGGGATCGACGAAGTCAGAAAACGGCACCTGATGACGGCAACAGCGCACAATTTAGGCCTGGTGCTGCGCAAGCTGTTGGGAACGGGAAAAGTGCGACAATTCGGGTCGTTGTGCGCGGGAGTTTTTGTGCAATCTTGCGGCGTAATCCGCCGATTCGCGTGTCTGGGGTCGTGTGCTAGACAACTGCGCGCCATATTTCGCAAACATCACATCAACCAAGCCCAGGCCGCGTGA
- a CDS encoding ATP-dependent nuclease: protein MLGFKNLIYLAVQLCDYHLSWIFTEMNRPLSLVLFIEEPEVHLHAQAQQAFIANAWGIIEDASKRHGEVGMAPQLVVTTHSSHILDTVDFANVRYFRRRLCEGDDPTNTITLNASDVLSLRGFRPTQNTAGKNEIATPAQVKAKKEMDDEYERVTLDFLKRYLKLTHCDLFFADAAVLVEGAVEKILLPEMIKKTAPGLRQRYLTVLEVGGAYAHRFASLLEFLAVPYLVITDIDSVAQKDGAKRASTCRADTMDAVSSNGSLKYFLELSTIKDLIGLKCDSQLLQDRRCYIAYQRPSLVDGYTEEQPMHGRTLEETFAYENLPLFRNGSLKIAKDLPAELDHEKEYDAVFKAVKSSTFKKTEFALMVASSGAEWATPKYIADGLRWLEGELQAAEPSGQEGAE from the coding sequence CTGCTAGGTTTTAAGAACCTGATCTACTTGGCCGTGCAGCTCTGCGACTATCACTTGAGCTGGATATTCACCGAGATGAATCGGCCGCTGTCGCTGGTACTATTCATCGAGGAACCTGAGGTACACCTCCATGCCCAGGCCCAACAAGCATTCATCGCGAATGCGTGGGGCATTATTGAGGACGCGTCGAAGCGACATGGCGAAGTTGGTATGGCGCCGCAGTTGGTGGTGACGACCCACTCGTCCCACATCCTCGACACCGTCGATTTCGCCAACGTACGTTACTTCCGTCGCCGTCTATGTGAGGGGGACGACCCAACAAATACAATCACGCTGAATGCCTCGGACGTGCTGAGCCTTCGCGGTTTCCGACCTACCCAGAACACGGCTGGTAAGAACGAGATAGCAACGCCCGCACAAGTAAAGGCTAAGAAGGAGATGGACGACGAGTACGAGCGGGTAACGCTAGACTTTCTTAAACGCTACCTTAAGCTTACACACTGTGATCTCTTCTTCGCCGATGCCGCAGTCTTAGTTGAAGGCGCCGTCGAAAAGATTCTACTGCCAGAAATGATCAAGAAGACCGCCCCAGGGCTACGGCAACGATACCTCACGGTGCTTGAAGTCGGCGGCGCCTACGCGCACCGCTTTGCGAGCCTGCTTGAATTTTTGGCGGTCCCTTATCTGGTAATTACCGATATCGACTCAGTCGCCCAAAAGGACGGGGCCAAGAGGGCATCGACCTGTCGAGCAGACACGATGGACGCCGTTTCGTCAAACGGATCACTTAAGTATTTCCTCGAACTCTCGACCATTAAGGACCTCATTGGGCTAAAATGCGACTCGCAGTTGCTCCAAGATCGGCGTTGCTACATTGCCTATCAGCGGCCCTCGCTCGTTGACGGGTACACTGAGGAACAACCAATGCACGGGCGTACCCTCGAAGAAACGTTCGCCTATGAGAACCTGCCGTTGTTTCGTAACGGATCGCTCAAAATAGCGAAGGACCTCCCGGCCGAGCTAGACCACGAAAAGGAGTACGATGCGGTTTTTAAAGCAGTAAAGTCGTCCACGTTCAAGAAGACCGAGTTTGCGCTAATGGTGGCCTCATCAGGGGCCGAATGGGCTACGCCTAAGTACATCGCTGATGGCCTGAGGTGGCTCGAAGGCGAGCTACAAGCCGCTGAACCCAGTGGTCAGGAAGGTGCCGAGTAA
- a CDS encoding UvrD-helicase domain-containing protein, with amino-acid sequence MANYVPTQADEEILTCLSERRSFSVVAGAGAGKTTSLVEALRSLIRTDGPRMLRDGQQVVCITYTNRAARVISERLQQNPLFVVSTLHSFLWGEIRHFQKSIRESLRCHILPGHIAKQKEKDNGGKSKAAIEARGKVATLEHALQELDSVPFFRYGDDTPFSDYLLGELGHDDLLLIASDMITTKRALSQVLGQKYPYFFVDEAQDTSPEIVNALNVICSGEGPPIIGYFGDPMQQIYDEGKGDFAGPPGSETVTKVENFRSAPEVVTLLNAFRTDVTQVPAGKNASEIGSVGLILARSETPEEPRRRYSEAQLERATRRLDEAVERWGWAVNTSAKQLFLARRMIARRLGFLSLHDLFTGPYASTRAKNDYESGEHFLLKPLVEIVVPLARADSEGNTGAVLRLLSTKTVAFSAGGQYNKASIGKVKEIAKTVTKTLVGLFYSNKIGDVIRYCYEQDLIHASERLIKHLNRVPRGDVYNEELHSREKADWLADTFFEMRGDEVEKYCTYLDENTPFSTQHGVKGEQYDDVIVVFDDIEAAWTKYSFTKMLTPGVSGEAKDSQKERSRKLAYVCFSRAKRNLRILLFTPDPETAKSELTNHRLFEESQVSILG; translated from the coding sequence ATGGCAAACTACGTTCCAACACAGGCGGATGAGGAGATCCTTACTTGTCTTAGCGAGCGGAGATCCTTTTCGGTCGTCGCTGGGGCCGGGGCAGGCAAGACCACCTCGCTGGTTGAGGCGCTCAGGTCACTCATAAGAACTGATGGGCCACGCATGCTCCGTGACGGCCAGCAGGTCGTCTGCATTACCTACACTAATCGGGCCGCTCGCGTTATCAGTGAGAGGCTTCAACAAAACCCGTTATTCGTCGTGTCTACCTTGCACAGCTTTCTCTGGGGAGAGATCCGGCATTTCCAGAAAAGCATCCGAGAATCGCTCCGCTGCCACATCCTGCCGGGGCATATCGCCAAACAAAAAGAGAAAGACAACGGCGGAAAGAGCAAGGCGGCAATTGAGGCAAGAGGGAAAGTAGCCACACTCGAGCACGCACTCCAAGAACTCGACTCAGTACCATTCTTCCGGTATGGCGACGACACCCCCTTTAGTGACTACTTGCTCGGTGAACTCGGGCACGATGATCTTCTATTAATCGCATCCGACATGATCACGACCAAGCGTGCTTTGAGCCAAGTCCTAGGCCAAAAGTATCCTTATTTTTTCGTGGACGAAGCACAAGATACGTCTCCAGAAATTGTCAATGCACTAAACGTCATTTGCTCCGGCGAAGGCCCGCCTATCATCGGTTACTTCGGCGACCCAATGCAACAGATCTATGACGAAGGCAAGGGAGACTTCGCAGGACCACCGGGATCAGAGACGGTTACCAAAGTCGAGAATTTCCGAAGTGCTCCCGAAGTGGTTACCCTACTCAATGCCTTCCGAACCGACGTCACGCAGGTTCCTGCCGGTAAGAACGCCTCAGAAATAGGCAGTGTAGGTTTGATCCTCGCGCGGTCTGAGACTCCCGAAGAACCGAGGCGGCGGTACAGCGAAGCGCAGCTGGAGCGCGCAACGCGACGGCTCGACGAAGCGGTTGAACGCTGGGGATGGGCAGTGAACACGTCGGCCAAACAGCTCTTTCTGGCACGGCGGATGATCGCTCGGCGACTTGGCTTCTTGTCCTTGCACGACCTTTTTACCGGCCCTTACGCTTCAACGAGGGCAAAGAACGATTACGAGTCCGGGGAGCACTTCCTTCTCAAGCCACTGGTTGAAATCGTCGTTCCGCTGGCCAGGGCCGACAGTGAGGGAAATACCGGGGCGGTTTTGCGACTGCTATCGACTAAGACCGTCGCCTTCAGCGCCGGCGGCCAGTATAATAAAGCGTCCATTGGAAAGGTTAAAGAGATTGCTAAAACGGTTACGAAAACGTTAGTAGGTCTGTTTTATTCAAACAAAATTGGAGACGTGATACGGTATTGCTACGAGCAAGACCTCATTCACGCGTCCGAGCGTCTCATAAAGCACCTCAACCGCGTTCCACGCGGCGATGTGTATAACGAGGAGTTGCACTCCAGAGAAAAGGCAGATTGGCTGGCCGACACATTTTTCGAGATGCGAGGCGACGAGGTCGAGAAGTATTGCACTTATCTCGACGAGAACACACCATTCAGCACGCAACACGGAGTAAAAGGTGAACAGTACGATGACGTGATCGTCGTCTTTGACGACATTGAGGCCGCTTGGACCAAGTACAGCTTTACTAAGATGCTCACCCCTGGCGTGTCCGGCGAGGCGAAAGACAGCCAGAAAGAACGGAGCCGCAAGCTAGCCTACGTCTGCTTTTCAAGAGCCAAACGAAATCTGCGAATCCTGCTGTTTACACCTGACCCGGAAACGGCCAAAAGTGAACTAACCAATCACAGGTTATTCGAGGAGTCACAGGTCAGCATCTTGGGCTAA
- a CDS encoding type II toxin-antitoxin system prevent-host-death family antitoxin produces the protein MLNLERGFDSLTSFKRQTAGYVDRLDETGEPVVLIVHGKAFVVVQDAATYQKLVEAAGKRDREETIAAIQVGLYNVRAGRNKPTRMAL, from the coding sequence ATGCTGAATCTGGAACGCGGCTTCGATTCATTGACAAGTTTCAAACGCCAGACGGCAGGGTATGTCGATCGGCTGGACGAGACCGGCGAACCAGTGGTTTTGATCGTCCACGGAAAAGCCTTTGTCGTGGTGCAGGATGCGGCGACCTACCAGAAACTGGTCGAAGCGGCAGGCAAGAGAGACCGGGAGGAAACGATTGCCGCCATCCAGGTAGGTTTGTATAACGTCCGGGCCGGACGAAACAAGCCTACTCGCATGGCGCTTTAG
- the mobF gene encoding MobF family relaxase, translating into MLRITQSTGVDRAKSYYSTADYYLDGEQELPGRWRGKGARRLGLAGEVDRFDWEALCENRDPRTGRQLTLRQNADRTVGYDFNFHVPKSLSLLYGMSRDERLLDAFRDAVDGTMHDMEAEMQTRVRKQGKNENKRTGNMTWGEFIHFTSRPVDGVPDPHLHAHCFVFNVTHDKEEQAWKAGQFRGLKQDAPYFEAVFHSRLASRLSDLGLPVTRSKHGWELAEVTPELVQKFSRRTALIEEQAQKLGIDNPETKSHLGARTRERKQQNLTLGDLQGTWRERMTDQEWNSLDALEKRIGTAAEPQDGNAAVRAVEHALSHEFERKSVVPERKVLATALTHSVGQATVEQVLDRAKRSELIVGERQGRRMASTLDVLAEEKQVIEFARRGRGTCAPFVRKLETFKREWLNADQQRAVRHVVESRDRVMVIRGAAGVGKTTLLKEAVETIEGAGTKVYAFAPSADASRGVLRSEGFDAETVARLLVDEQLQSKVAGQMILIDEAGLLGMKTMRQVFQLAEKLDSRVLLSGDWRQHGSVERGAALRVLEEEAGLVPAEVKEIQRQCGSYKAAVKALSEGNAAVGLDRLDDLGWVHEIADDQRDRQLAVDYVASVLKGKTALVVSPTHAEGDRITSEIRRSLKAEGTIGTDERTFEVLQNSYLTEAERGDGVNYRAGDVLQFHQNAKGFRRGERVTADDIENLPFDQANRFQVFQARTLALAQGDKIRITHNGQTADGKHKLNNGAVYEVRGFDDQGNILLNNGWTVGKNFGHFTHGYVVTSHSSQGKTVDRVFVGQSSQSFPASSREQFYVSASRARERVTIYTDDKQALRDAINHGDERLSATEFVNGAVQRQSTMLREREHENIHESQPREREEMQYVR; encoded by the coding sequence ATGCTACGCATCACTCAGAGCACAGGGGTGGATCGCGCGAAGAGTTATTACTCGACGGCCGATTACTACCTCGACGGAGAACAGGAACTCCCCGGCCGCTGGCGGGGGAAGGGGGCGCGTCGCCTGGGACTGGCGGGCGAGGTCGATCGGTTTGACTGGGAAGCCCTCTGCGAAAACCGCGATCCTCGGACCGGCCGGCAACTGACGTTGCGGCAAAACGCTGACCGGACCGTGGGGTACGATTTCAACTTCCATGTCCCTAAAAGTCTGTCGCTGCTCTACGGGATGTCCCGGGACGAGCGGTTGCTCGACGCTTTCCGGGATGCCGTGGACGGTACGATGCACGATATGGAAGCGGAGATGCAAACCCGAGTCCGGAAGCAGGGCAAGAACGAGAACAAACGCACCGGTAACATGACTTGGGGAGAGTTTATCCACTTCACGTCCAGACCGGTCGACGGTGTCCCCGATCCGCATTTGCACGCACATTGCTTTGTTTTCAACGTCACGCACGACAAGGAGGAGCAAGCCTGGAAGGCGGGGCAGTTTCGGGGACTGAAGCAGGACGCTCCCTACTTCGAAGCGGTGTTCCATTCGCGGCTGGCGAGTCGCTTGTCGGATCTCGGTTTGCCGGTTACACGTTCGAAGCATGGTTGGGAACTGGCCGAGGTGACGCCGGAGTTAGTCCAGAAGTTTTCGCGACGGACGGCGCTGATTGAGGAACAAGCGCAGAAACTGGGGATCGACAATCCGGAAACCAAGTCGCATCTGGGAGCCAGAACCAGGGAACGGAAACAGCAGAACTTGACACTCGGCGATTTGCAGGGGACATGGCGGGAACGGATGACCGATCAGGAATGGAATTCACTGGATGCCCTGGAAAAGAGAATCGGCACGGCTGCCGAGCCGCAAGATGGAAATGCGGCGGTGAGGGCCGTCGAACATGCGCTGAGCCACGAGTTCGAACGAAAGTCGGTCGTTCCCGAACGGAAGGTGTTGGCGACGGCGCTCACACATTCCGTGGGTCAAGCTACGGTCGAACAGGTTCTTGATCGGGCGAAACGGAGTGAGCTGATTGTCGGGGAGCGACAGGGACGCCGCATGGCGTCCACGCTGGACGTGCTGGCGGAAGAGAAGCAGGTGATCGAATTTGCGCGGCGGGGACGGGGAACCTGTGCTCCGTTTGTCCGGAAATTGGAGACATTCAAACGGGAGTGGCTCAACGCGGACCAGCAGCGCGCGGTTCGGCATGTTGTCGAATCCCGCGACCGGGTGATGGTCATTCGCGGGGCCGCTGGCGTCGGCAAAACTACACTTCTCAAAGAAGCGGTCGAGACGATCGAAGGGGCGGGAACCAAAGTCTATGCGTTCGCCCCCTCGGCGGATGCTAGTCGTGGTGTCTTGCGGAGCGAGGGCTTTGACGCGGAGACGGTGGCTCGGTTGCTGGTCGATGAACAACTCCAAAGCAAAGTTGCCGGCCAAATGATCCTGATCGATGAAGCGGGCTTGCTGGGGATGAAGACCATGCGGCAGGTCTTCCAGCTGGCAGAGAAGCTCGACTCTCGCGTGTTACTCAGTGGGGACTGGCGGCAGCACGGCTCGGTGGAACGGGGGGCCGCGTTGCGGGTCCTAGAGGAAGAGGCGGGGTTGGTACCGGCAGAAGTGAAAGAAATCCAACGGCAGTGCGGCTCGTACAAAGCAGCGGTGAAGGCGCTCAGTGAAGGGAACGCAGCGGTGGGACTTGATCGGCTGGACGACCTCGGCTGGGTGCACGAGATTGCGGACGATCAACGGGACCGGCAGTTGGCCGTCGATTACGTTGCGTCAGTCTTGAAGGGGAAAACCGCTCTCGTTGTCTCACCAACCCATGCCGAAGGGGATCGCATCACGAGTGAGATTCGCCGGTCCTTGAAAGCGGAAGGAACCATTGGCACGGACGAACGAACGTTTGAGGTGCTGCAAAATTCCTACTTGACCGAAGCGGAGCGAGGGGACGGCGTGAATTACCGGGCCGGGGACGTGTTGCAATTCCATCAGAATGCGAAGGGCTTTCGGCGCGGAGAGCGGGTGACGGCGGACGACATTGAGAATTTGCCGTTCGATCAGGCCAATCGGTTTCAAGTGTTTCAGGCACGCACGCTCGCGCTGGCCCAGGGGGACAAAATCCGTATCACGCACAACGGCCAGACGGCGGACGGAAAGCACAAGCTCAACAACGGGGCGGTTTATGAGGTGCGGGGCTTCGACGACCAGGGGAACATCCTCCTGAACAACGGTTGGACCGTCGGCAAAAACTTCGGTCACTTCACGCATGGCTACGTCGTCACGTCCCACAGCAGCCAGGGGAAAACGGTCGATCGCGTCTTCGTCGGCCAGTCGAGCCAATCGTTCCCGGCAAGTTCACGAGAACAGTTCTACGTCTCGGCCTCACGGGCGAGGGAACGGGTCACGATCTACACCGACGATAAGCAGGCGCTGCGCGATGCCATCAACCATGGGGACGAGCGCCTCTCAGCGACCGAGTTCGTCAACGGCGCCGTACAGCGGCAGTCGACGATGCTGCGGGAGCGGGAACACGAAAACATTCACGAGAGCCAACCTCGGGAACGGGAGGAGATGCAATATGTCCGATAG
- the parA gene encoding ParA family partition ATPase, whose protein sequence is MPKVIALLNQKGGVGKTTLAVHLATAFARKGRTVLLLDADPQGSALDWAAARHGDPLFPVVGLPKSSIHKELPALTRNYDLVLIDGPPRVYDVARSAIMASDLVLVPVQPSPYDVWAAKEIIDLMNEADVYKPTLKRAFTINRKIVNTAIGRDVAQALSEYPIPVLNTAVCQRVAFAESAAQGITVFELDPQMLASQEISQLADEILELIA, encoded by the coding sequence ATGCCCAAAGTCATCGCGTTACTCAATCAAAAAGGAGGTGTCGGCAAGACGACCCTCGCTGTGCATCTGGCCACCGCATTTGCGCGGAAGGGCCGCACGGTCCTGTTGCTGGATGCCGACCCACAAGGAAGTGCCCTCGATTGGGCAGCCGCCCGTCACGGCGATCCGCTGTTCCCTGTCGTCGGTCTGCCTAAGTCGTCAATCCACAAAGAACTCCCGGCCCTGACCCGTAACTACGACCTCGTGCTGATTGATGGTCCGCCGCGCGTCTACGACGTGGCCCGCTCAGCCATCATGGCCAGCGATCTGGTGCTCGTCCCTGTGCAGCCGTCCCCGTACGATGTCTGGGCCGCCAAAGAGATCATCGATCTGATGAACGAGGCAGACGTCTACAAGCCGACCCTCAAGCGGGCGTTTACGATTAATCGTAAAATCGTAAATACGGCGATCGGTCGTGACGTGGCCCAGGCCTTGTCCGAATATCCGATTCCCGTGCTGAACACGGCGGTTTGCCAACGCGTCGCCTTCGCGGAGAGTGCCGCGCAAGGGATCACGGTCTTTGAACTCGATCCCCAGATGCTGGCTTCCCAGGAGATCAGTCAACTGGCGGACGAAATCCTGGAGTTAATCGCATGA